Part of the Zingiber officinale cultivar Zhangliang chromosome 6A, Zo_v1.1, whole genome shotgun sequence genome, AAAATTTTCAGTGACAATTTTTTTTGGTTACTaaaacacttttttttttgtgGTGATTATAAATGAAGATATACCTGTTTCAGAAAGTCCACTAAACCTTCAAAAGAGAAATAGTCATTGTTTTCGATCGAGTCCCAAAGATCCTGGAATTAAAAAGACAAACACTTTCCAATCAACAGAAAGACCAAGAACTCAAAAGTCTTGAATATGGAAATTGATCGAGCAGGAAGAAGCTGACCACATGGCTGCGAAACTTTTGAGTTTGAGGGTTGACGCCCATGATGGATATTCCTGTAAAGACGAGTTCTGGTTTCCATGGAAGAAGAATAAACTTCATCGCCATAGTCCATCGTGTAGTGATTTCGTAGGGTCCCGTCTATGAGAATGATGGGAATTCAAATTAGAAATAAATTTagaatccaaaagaagaagaagaaaaattaaaaatttcgtgTTAGAATTACCTGCCTTACGAAGTGGAGATAGAAATTAGGGCGGAAGAGGAGCTTGAGGAGGCGGATGTTGAACAGGTACCCGTCGATGGTGTCGTGCTTCGTGATGGGATCACGGAACACGACGCGGTCGTCGTACATGGTCCGGTCGATCCCTTGCTCGTCGAAGAGGTGGGGGAGGTCGTCGTAGAGGAATTCCACCAGCGCCTTTGCGTCGGCGCCAGCGGTGGCCGGTTCCACCGAGCCGCTAGCCGCAGCGCATCTTCTCCCCGAGAGAGGTCGTCGAAAGAGGAAAGGAACAGATCTGGTGCATTTTCGTCCAGAGGCGGGTGGAAGCCGGAGGCCGGCGGGAACCTGAGTCACCTGACGGAGGAGATGATCGGAGAAAGCTGCGCACATCATttccctcctctcctctctttttGGTTGGTCCACTAGAACTACTTTATCCAAGTAATCGAAGGGGTATAACTGTAATTTTAACTACTTTATCCAAAAAgtgtctttaaaatattttacaaattttttttataaataaaaggcCCTTCGTATTTACTTTTACTTTCAGCGCATTCtctaatttatttatttcttcGTTTAAATGGGCCAAAATATAgaactaaaatatttttcagagataaaaatataaaagtattTTTGGATAAATGCCAATGATAGACCATTGTTTCCATACGGTGCTATTACATAGTGATAACGGAAATAACTCATCTATCATTTCAACGAGTCTGCTCCAAAATGCGCAGTAGATAGAATAATTTACAAGAAATTCGTAGATTTTTTGAGTTCATGAATAATTCTTACGGTAGATTCTTACACACCGGTAGTAAAGTAAAGTCAACCAGTTGTCGAGTCAGCCATGAACATAATTATTTGGCTTCAAAGATAAGAGGAAAAAGAAAACCTCAGAGTCGAGATGCCACTGCACAAAATGCAGAATCTCGAATTAAACTTGGCAGCAACTACAATAACAGTTGATTTGGTGATTATTATGATTCCGGATGATACAACCACAAGCTCAATGGAGAAGGAATAGCTCATGCTGTCTTAGCTGGCCATGTCGCTTGGGCCGACATGATTATACCAACGATCACACCAAATAGGTGATTATGAGATAGATTCATGTAGCCCCATTACCTAGTGGGGTAAGAGGAATGTCAGACAAGAAATAGGTGATTATTCATTTACAAACGCTTAAAAAACTGAAAAGCCATAGTTGCCAAATTTAAACTACTTATATGATCAATTGAACTTTTGAGTGTGGAAATCCTTAGGTATGTGTCTAGGTAGAGGATTGAATCTTATAGCCTGATTACTTGGATGAAACTTATGAGGGAGAGGATGGAGAAGATCATACAGCCGATGAGTCTTGTATGTAATTTTGTGATCCTTTTCCTTGTATCTTCCATCCAAGTAATCAAACCCCTGTGCAACTGAATCAGCATCGTCATTATTTATGCGTTCAATTTTCTTGCTTTGTTTTTCATTTCAATTTAAGATATAAATGTTATAATAGCTGCATGTTGTAAATTCTGATATCTAAGTGCACtcatattattatgttttttAGTTGTATTTTGTTACTACACAACTATAAAGATACATATCTTGCttattaaattaagttatgtcatttacttttatttatgtTGTGTTCTCAATATCTGCTAATCTGAACAACATTCCCGTGTTTACTGGCGTAAACTTTGGATAATGGAAAGctcatattataattttattaggttGCATGGATCTAGACTTTGCATTTAAGTATGATCGTCTTGTACCTTTATCTAATGATTGTACTATGAATCAAAAGGTGATTTATGACAAGTGGGAGTGATCAAATCGTATAAGTATCATGATCATAAAAATTTCTATTCCGGAATCACTTAGAGGTTTGATTATTGAGAACAAGGATGTTAAAACCTTCATTAAGGAGTTAGTAGATTGATTTGCCTCAAATGAAAGCTTGAGACTATAAGATTGGAACAaaacgaggggggggggggggggttgactctcatttttaattttttttttgttttttaaaaacttttcgaAAACTTGAGTATGCAGCGAAAAACTTAAAATACAAATTGCACAAAAGAAAAagacactatttttttttatttggttcaTAGTCCTGCGACTACTACTCAAGGCTTACAATCCCTTGTACTGTTTTGATTGGGAAATCTACTAAAATCTTTCCTAAAGAACCTTTGGGCAAAAAATTCGAATATAAAAATGAAGAAAATGTAACACAATGCACTTTTTTatgtaataatagtaataattaaaaaaaactttaccgACAATAATTGTGGCTAAAGATCGAGGCTCGAAGTCAGTGTCATTCTTGCTACAGCAGTTGGACGTAGTAGAGTCGCAACAAACAATTGAGAGAGACGGCGGAGTAGAATCAAGTTAGAAGCTCGTAAATAATTAGTAAAGTGATTTGTGGCCAAAccctcttttaaaattttattgggGGAGCCTCAATTCATCTGGAGCATTTCCATCAACTCTTATATGATCCCCAGAGTTCGGTGTTTAtcctcttggaggcacctccaagaggATAACCCGAGGTGCCTGTAATAACTCGAGGTGCTTGTAGTAACCCAAGGTGCTTGTAGTAACCGGAGGTGCCTTCAGCGTTGAACTTTTATCCTTATAGTTTATTTTCTCTAGGATGCATCCAGCCATCTTAGGCGCCTCCAGTCTCTTACTCAGGACGTCTCCAATCATTTGAGGTGCTTCGACAACTGTTCATCCGAACTTCAATTTTGCTCTAAACTCCAAAATATGTTAGTGTAAACTAACAAAAAAtacttgcaaaatagagttaacacaaataataaaattataaattagatTTTGTCTATCACTAATAGGATCTAGTCTTGATCttaacttagattttcaaaattgatctaagttggatcagcgCCTATAGTCCTACcgggactcgtcctcactagatctctctcctCTAATGCTTACCTTATTTACCATTTGCAGACTTACTTTACTCAACATCTAACCACTAGGTCTTTCTGTTAGATGCTCCATCTGGATTTCAGCCAGTTGTTAGATTCTACTGATCCAactagacttcctgccagatatttgGTCCTCTCTGATTTATTTGTGTTTCCTGTTAGTTATTTAGTCCTCCTAATCTAACTGAACTTTAGCTTGGTGTCTGATCCTCTAAATCCATCAAATCATTCAATTTGCACACTTGGTAAACACATATTAGattacaacaagacttaactttgaacttttgataacatcaaaatatATGTTTGATTCTGGTGTTCTCTGCATCAACAAAGACTACTAGTCAATTAACTTCTCATGAAGTTGTGTTCATGCGGTATAACAGGAAGGGTAACATTAGGGCATATATCATAAAGATGTCAAATTTGGTTATAAGGATTAAGACACTAAAGTCAAAAATGTCTGAAAGCGTACTTGTAAACCTCATCCTAATCTTTCTACCTATATAGTTCACTTCTTTTAAGATAAATTACAATACTTAAAAGGAGAAGTGGACATTATATAAGTTCATAGCTCAGTGTATATAGGAAGAAGAGAGATTAAAGTACGACACATCTCATAGTGCTTAATTTATATCCTAATCTCAGTATTCAaataagaataagagaaaggaTAAAACTAAACAACTTACAATGACATGGCTTTAGggcataagatgcaaaagcaataAGATCCAGACCTAACTTATTTCTTTTGTAAAAGGAAAGGTCATCTGAAGAACAATTACCCTAAATATATCAATTAACAGATCAAGAAAGGTATATTTCTTAACTTTGTTAATTCAGAAGTCAGCCTAACTACTATACATAATAACACTTGGTTAATAGATACGGGTGCAACTTCTCACACAAGTATAACTATGCAAGGTTATCTCAAAAGTCAAATGTCAATTAATGCTAAAAGATTCATCTATATTGTAACTAGAAAGAAGACAAAAGTAGAGGCATAGGTGTTTTTAGAGTTTATTTAGACAATAGTGtacttttgaatttagaaaatatattttttgtatGTTGTCATTTAGACGGAACATAATTTCTATTTCATATTTGGACAAATTTAGATACACTTgtttatttgaaataaaaaaatttagtgttttttgaaattttattcgaTGTGGTACTAGTGTCTTGATTGATATATTGTACATGTCAGACACTAAAACTCATATAGATAATGTTGTAACGTAGAGTATAGGTGTGAAGTATGGTTTGACGAGTGAGAATTCATTCATATTGTGGTATAGGTATTTAGAGCACATCTCTAAACAATGTTTCGAAAGCTTAATGGCACTAAGAATTCTCAATTCCCTTGATATGCCAAATTTTAGAATCTGCATTGAGTGTATCAAGAGGAAAAAAACTAACAAAAGTGATAAGGTTCAAGACGGAGTAACGGGGTCTTAGAACTAATATATAAGGATATATATGGACCGTTCTCTAAAGCTTCTTAGAATGGTCAAACATACTTTATTAATTGTATAGATGACTATTTCCAGTACTAATAATTCTACCTAATTCACGAGAAGttaaaaatcaacttggtaagaagattaaCGCTGTCAAATCAGATCGTGATGGTGAATACTATGGTAGATTTGATAGATCATGTGAGCAACATCCTTTTCCATTTATGAATTATCTTACAGAGTGTGAAATCATGGCGCAATACACCATGCAgaactaggaaactaggccctaAAAGATAGTGAGAAGcatgattatattttttttcctacgAGAGTCTTCATGGGGTGAAGCAAAATTATGGTTTACTTATATAATAGAGTTTCTAGTAAGGTAATAACGAAAATTACATACAAGTTATGGACAGTTAGAACACCTAGTATTAGGTATTTACATGTCTGGGGTTATCCAACTAAGATTAAGCCCTATATACCTATGAAAGAAAATTGGACTTAAGAGTCATTAGTTGTCATTTTGTAAGATACTATGAAAACTCAAGAGACTTTGAGTTTTACAATCTCTTGAGTAGATATCCTTTTTTGAGATGGGTAATGCTAAATTCATTGAGGATGGTGGAAGcaataaagttagaaaaatattatttgagaagAACATTAGTGATCTAGATACGATAACTACTAATGCAACTGATAGTAAAATGGTTAGCATTCCACATACAATTAAAGTTGCACAATTGAATGGAGTAGTTGACCATGATATTTCTATGTTCCCTCCAATACAATTGGAAGATACGTTAACTTAAAAAGAGGTATTTCCTCCGATGGTTAAGCATGACTCCAAACTATCTCAATATCAAATGCTACTAAAAAGATCCATCAGAGATAGAAGATCCATAATATTTCATGATTATGTATATTTCCAAAATGTCAAACAATGTCTTAtccaaaaaaatatattaaagccATGAGAGAATAAATGAAATCTATGATGTACAACGACGTCTGGAAACTTATTGAATTGCCTAAAAGTGTGAAATCTTTTGtttgtaaatgaatatttaaaattaaataggaTTCACGTGATAATATCGAAAAGTATCAGACACGCCTAGTCGCTAAGGGATTGCTTAGAAGGAGAACATtgattacttagaaatttttttgctaATTTTGCTGAAAGATTTCCTTAGGGTAATCAtaacacttgtagctcattatgaccTAGAActacaccaaatggatgttatTACTATGTTTCTCAATGGAAATATTGAAGAAACTATtatggtcgatttgtagctagagggggggggtgaatagctcgtcacgttcGTTGTTTTGATGCTtcatgatgatgtgcagcggaaaagaaCTCGAAGcaaacactcacaacgctaaaaagaggatttacttagtatccacctcaggAAGAGGTGATTAATCTATTGATCCACACACGACGCATTCTCCATTGAGAAAAACattccttctcggtaactaccggagttggagaaacctcgtacaaactcacacaagcatacaactcgaaacaagaagtaaatacaagatAAGACAAATGAAAAAACCTTCTAGCTTGAACACTtgtagcttgtagatgcctctgGACCCTTtagaaagtgcaacaacacttctctTCCAAGCTCTTAGTCCGATGATGTGTCGTAGTGAAGAATTGTCTAAGTCCTGTGGAGAAGAAAGCTTGCCACCACTTTATACCCGtcgcttctagggctcccaattgattgggcttgctcccaatcaattgccgCGTAAGATCCCAGCAATCTCAGCCGTCCAAAACCTGCATCTTGTGCAACGATCAtttttcaatcgattgaccaatcgattggggaggcttgaatcgatcagttgatcaattagaGCACCTCTATGCTCTTTGCTGGAAaagcttgaatcgatcagctgatcgatttagcTTCCTCGTGTCATACGTGATTTCCAACCCTTAattaatcggctgatcgattgggaaccatTCTGTTTGCGTGATAAAACAcccccaatcaatcgaccgattgattgggttGCTATTTATCGCAACATTctcctaatcgatcgactgatcgattgactaCCCTTGACTTGattaactcaagctcaagggtccccaaatccaacatccggtcaaccgtgacctgttggaattcCTCGTGCTGCTTAGTatacggtcaaccttgacctgctgggactttttcaccaagtgtccgatcaatcttttgacccacttggacttttctccttatgctaagtgtccggtcaaccctaaCTCACTTGGaattaccgtctcgtgccaagtgtctgatcctccatGACTCATTTGGGTGTTCACCAGATATCTAGTCACCCTTGACTCATCTAGATTTTTTCGTGCTAAGTATTCGGTCAATtgtttgacctacttgggcttcccaacactaggtgtccagtcaaccttgacccaacaCTAGGTATCTAgtctttccatctgtctagcttcactcactaggattttccatctgtctgacttcacttaccaggtctttccatctacctagcttcactcactaggactttccatctgtctggcttcacttaccaggtctttcacctaccttcactcagtaagatttttccactgcccggcttcattcACTGAGACTTTcacctgcttagcttcactcactaggtctttcgcctgacttcactcactaggattttccaactgcctagtttcactcactaggtctttcacctggcttcacttacctaGATtaacaactgcctagcttcactcactaggacttccccttgtctaacctccagttaggactttaccagtcaagtatccaatcaaccttgacctactgacttttctttgcatcaaactggtcaaaccttggtCAGAGGAGAATTGCATTAACAATCTCCTCAATCGggcaattgcacctgcaatctccacatattgtcaaacatcgaaacctaaacatcaagactcaagcttgagccaactcaagcttagtcaacctggtcaacatgacccaagggatattgcaccaacagaaactaTATACATGGAGCATCTAGAAAACTTTAGGTCAGgagattcaaaattttaattaaagcaGACATCTTGTCAATAATACTAGAAGTTTGGTCGAGTGGTTTTCTTCATACGGTTTCAAGAAGAATCTAGTTGATCGATGTCTATATATCAAGTTCAGTAGAAGTAAATTTTATTATACTTGTTCTATATATGGATGATAAATTGTGGCAAGTAATGATAAAAATCAACTGTTAGAAACTAAGTCATTTTATctaatgaatttgaaatgaaggatCTTGGTGATACATCATTTGTCTTAGGcatataaatttttcttaatcatTCAAGGTGCACACTTGGATTCTCACAAAAGGTTTATGTAGAAAATGTGTTCATTTGGTATGGTATGTAGAATTATGCTTTTGATGACATTTCTGTGTCAAAGGGTAATAGACTTTGCTTGCAGCAATGTCCATGCCATGAACTTGAGATTAAGGAAATGCAACAATTCccttatgttggttgctactcggaaaacctaatggttccactgtacaaaaattttgtacaaaggtctgaacattttcctagctaccatgtgttcttttaaattaaacttgaatcgcctgcggaacttaacacgtttgatccaaagtttaatctatttgttcttttaggtttagactcggatctcctgcggaacttaacacgttcgatccaaatcacctacgttattaatttcattaaatattagtttccaaaattgactcccagtactgacgtggcgaggcacatgaccttcttggatatgggaacaaccaccaccgactagaaaaagccttttaaggaaagttaatatttaatttccttaaataactttaggtcaaccgaaaagaacaatcaaatcacaaggaaaagaaaaaaaataaaagaacacaacatcgaaaacaaattcgaaatactagaatcgtatgcctcttgtatttggtattatttccaaaaataactagtatgatgcgactagtatgatgcgaaaaggaaaaatactagttataccttttagaaagacctcttgatcttctaccgtattccttttctaacctcggacgttgtgtggataacaatcttccaagatgaggaccacctagcaccttcttcttcttcaagtttcggccaagcaccaaaatccaaggatgaagaacttttttccaccaactaagctccaagggatgcaagctttctctcctccttcttcttctccaagtagtatccggccaccacaaaagctccaagcaagatagagtttcggccaccacaaagaggaagagagggagagaggatggccgaccacaacaccaaggaaaagagggagagaataatagaggttgtgtctcatgaaggcaccccaaccctctcttttatattccttagctttggtaaataaggaaatttaattacaataaaatttccttaactttctttgatatgaattaattaagaaaaattaaacaaaatttcttaaaactccatgtcttggccgaccacatcaacaagggcaaacaaagcaatttcaatcaataattaaaattccttatttgtctttggaaattttaaaaataaaatttccctttaaaatcccttcatggttgataaaaagaaatttctataattttaat contains:
- the LOC121997757 gene encoding uncharacterized protein LOC121997757 — protein: MMCAAFSDHLLRQVTQVPAGLRLPPASGRKCTRSVPFLFRRPLSGRRCAAASGSVEPATAGADAKALVEFLYDDLPHLFDEQGIDRTMYDDRVVFRDPITKHDTIDGYLFNIRLLKLLFRPNFYLHFVRQTGPYEITTRWTMAMKFILLPWKPELVFTGISIMGVNPQTQKFRSHVDLWDSIENNDYFSFEGLVDFLKQLRIYKTPDLDTPEYLVLKRTANYEIRKYKPFVVVETKGDKLSGSSGFNDVAGYIFGKNSSAEKIPMTTPVFTQAIDDKLSKVSIQIVLPMDKDLDRLPFPTAEAVILKKVEGGIAAVTKFSGKPTEEIVLAKEKELRSALLKDGLNARSGCLLARYNDPGSTYSFVMRNEVLLWLNEFSLE